The Cellulomonas sp. S1-8 genome has a window encoding:
- a CDS encoding FAD-binding and (Fe-S)-binding domain-containing protein, whose protein sequence is MAVTTDVSGSAVREVVHALRGVVRGSVDDSTRRRAEYSTDASNYRVVPQVVVFPRDVDDVLAALAVARETGTPLTSRGGGTSVAGNAVGTGIVLDFSRHVNRVLEIDPEARTARVEPGVIMSHLQQAAAPYGLRFGPDPSTQARATLGGMIGNNACGPRAVAFGRTADNVVDLDVVDGTGRRFTAGAGAGALDPVPGLDALVRAHLDVVRTELGRFRRQVSGYSLEHLTPENGTDLAKMLVGTEGTLVTLLGATVNLVPVPSAPVLVVLGYPDMPTAADAVPALLAHAPLAIEGMDSRLVDVVRRVKGASAVPDLPPGGGWMMCEVGGATLDEAMVTARALAADSGTDAVAIFPPGPEAAAMWRIREDGAGLGGRTPSGEQAWPGFEDSAVPPERLGAYLRELEALMADHRVDGLAYGHFGDGCVHLRLDIPLARSGDPLRAFMEDAAALVASHGGSLSGEHGDGRARSELLPLMYSPRTIDLFGAVKDLFDPSDLLNPGVLVRPRPLDADLRRPAARSLLAGSGGFAFAHDDGDMTTAVHRCVGVGKCRADTSASGGFMCPSYLATKDEKDSTRGRARVLQEMANGSLVSRGWSSREVHESLDLCLSCKACSSDCPAGVDMAQYKSEVLHRTYRRRLRPVNHYALGWLPRWARLVTGVPGLATLANAVLGVRPVAKVVLALGGMDTRRGMVSFAPVPFRTWARGAGRRAGDVRVVGRRDAATVTLPIDTVDAAGVPDAPGTPAPRPPVLLWTDSFSDTLAPSVAHAAVAVLRDAGYDVLVPDHDACCGLTWISTGQLDGARHQLEHLLEVLGPFAVNGIPIVGLEPSCTAVLRSDLVDLLPDDPRAVAVQRETRTLAELLTAPAPVGPGDRWQVPDLSDVTAVVQPHCHHYSVMTWTADRRLLTDAGATFSTLAGCCGLAGNFGMEKGHYDVSVAVAENALLPALRAAAPGDVYLADGYSCRTQAEQLADVTGVHLAELLASRLAGRDPAT, encoded by the coding sequence GTGGCTGTGACGACCGACGTGTCCGGGAGCGCCGTCCGGGAGGTCGTGCACGCGCTGCGCGGCGTCGTCCGCGGCAGCGTCGACGACTCCACGCGCCGCCGGGCGGAGTACTCGACCGACGCGTCGAACTACCGGGTCGTGCCGCAGGTCGTGGTGTTCCCGCGGGACGTCGACGACGTCCTCGCGGCGCTGGCGGTCGCCCGCGAGACCGGCACGCCGCTGACGTCGCGCGGCGGCGGCACGTCCGTGGCCGGCAACGCCGTGGGCACCGGCATCGTCCTGGACTTCTCGCGGCACGTGAACCGGGTCCTGGAGATCGACCCCGAGGCCCGCACGGCCCGCGTCGAGCCGGGCGTGATCATGTCGCACCTGCAGCAGGCGGCCGCGCCGTACGGCCTGCGGTTCGGCCCCGACCCCTCGACGCAGGCCCGCGCGACCCTCGGCGGCATGATCGGCAACAACGCGTGCGGGCCGCGGGCCGTCGCGTTCGGGCGGACCGCGGACAACGTCGTCGACCTCGACGTCGTCGACGGCACCGGCCGCCGGTTCACGGCCGGCGCGGGTGCGGGCGCGCTCGACCCCGTCCCCGGCCTGGACGCCCTGGTCCGCGCCCACCTCGACGTCGTGCGCACCGAGCTGGGCCGGTTCCGCCGCCAGGTGTCGGGGTACTCCCTGGAGCACCTGACGCCGGAGAACGGCACCGACCTGGCCAAGATGCTCGTCGGCACCGAGGGCACGCTGGTCACGCTGCTGGGGGCGACGGTGAACCTCGTGCCCGTGCCGTCGGCGCCCGTGCTCGTCGTCCTGGGCTACCCCGACATGCCGACGGCCGCCGACGCCGTCCCCGCGCTGCTCGCGCACGCGCCGCTGGCGATCGAGGGCATGGACTCGCGGCTCGTCGACGTGGTGCGCCGCGTCAAGGGCGCGTCCGCCGTGCCGGACCTGCCGCCCGGCGGTGGCTGGATGATGTGCGAGGTCGGCGGTGCGACGCTCGACGAGGCGATGGTGACGGCGCGCGCGCTCGCGGCGGACTCCGGCACGGATGCGGTCGCGATCTTCCCGCCCGGACCCGAGGCCGCCGCGATGTGGCGGATCCGCGAGGACGGCGCCGGCCTGGGCGGGCGGACGCCGTCGGGCGAGCAGGCGTGGCCCGGGTTCGAGGACTCCGCCGTCCCGCCGGAGCGGCTGGGCGCCTACCTGCGCGAGCTCGAGGCGCTGATGGCCGACCACCGCGTCGACGGCCTGGCCTACGGGCACTTCGGCGACGGGTGCGTGCACCTGCGCCTCGACATCCCGCTGGCCCGGTCCGGGGACCCGCTGCGCGCGTTCATGGAGGACGCGGCGGCGCTCGTCGCCTCGCACGGCGGCTCGCTGTCCGGCGAGCACGGTGACGGACGCGCACGCTCCGAGCTGCTGCCGCTCATGTACTCGCCGCGCACGATCGACCTGTTCGGCGCCGTCAAGGACCTGTTCGACCCGTCCGACCTGCTCAACCCCGGCGTCCTGGTCCGGCCCCGCCCGCTCGACGCGGACCTGCGCCGCCCCGCCGCGCGGTCGCTGCTGGCCGGGTCGGGCGGCTTCGCGTTCGCGCACGACGACGGCGACATGACGACCGCCGTGCACCGGTGCGTCGGCGTCGGCAAGTGCCGTGCCGACACCAGCGCGTCGGGCGGGTTCATGTGCCCGTCGTACCTCGCCACCAAGGACGAGAAGGACTCCACGCGCGGCCGCGCCCGCGTGCTGCAGGAGATGGCGAACGGGTCGCTGGTGTCGCGGGGCTGGTCCTCGCGCGAGGTGCACGAGTCCCTCGACCTGTGCCTGAGCTGCAAGGCGTGCTCGTCGGACTGCCCCGCGGGCGTCGACATGGCGCAGTACAAGTCGGAGGTGCTGCACCGTACGTACCGGCGGCGGCTGCGGCCGGTCAACCACTACGCGCTCGGCTGGCTGCCGCGGTGGGCGCGGCTCGTCACCGGGGTGCCGGGGCTCGCCACGCTCGCCAACGCCGTCCTGGGCGTGCGGCCGGTCGCCAAGGTCGTCCTGGCGCTGGGTGGCATGGACACGCGTCGAGGCATGGTGAGCTTCGCGCCCGTGCCGTTCCGGACGTGGGCGCGCGGCGCGGGACGCCGGGCGGGTGACGTGCGCGTCGTGGGACGTCGCGACGCCGCCACCGTCACGCTGCCGATCGACACGGTCGACGCCGCCGGCGTCCCCGACGCGCCCGGGACGCCCGCCCCCCGCCCGCCCGTGCTGCTGTGGACCGACTCGTTCAGCGACACGCTCGCCCCGTCGGTCGCGCACGCGGCCGTCGCGGTGCTGCGCGACGCCGGCTACGACGTGCTCGTCCCGGACCACGACGCCTGCTGCGGCCTGACGTGGATCAGCACCGGTCAGCTCGACGGCGCCCGCCACCAGCTCGAGCACCTGCTGGAGGTCCTCGGGCCGTTCGCCGTCAACGGCATCCCGATCGTCGGGCTCGAGCCGTCGTGCACGGCCGTGCTGCGCAGCGACCTGGTCGACCTGCTGCCCGACGACCCGCGGGCCGTCGCCGTGCAGCGCGAGACCCGCACGCTCGCCGAGCTGCTCACCGCCCCCGCGCCGGTCGGCCCCGGCGACCGCTGGCAGGTCCCCGACCTGTCCGACGTCACCGCCGTGGTCCAGCCGCACTGCCACCACTACTCCGTCATGACGTGGACCGCCGACCGCCGCCTGCTCACCGATGCGGGCGCCACGTTCTCCACGCTCGCCGGCTGCTGCGGCCTCGCCGGCAACTTCGGCATGGAGAAGGGCCACTACGACGTGTCGGTCGCGGTCGCCGAGAACGCGCTGCTGCCCGCGCTGCGTGCCGCAGCCCCCGGCGACGTCTACCTGGCGGACGGCTACTCGTGCCGCACGCAGGCCGAGCAGCTCGCGGACGTGACCGGCGTGCACCTCGCGGAGCTGCTCGCGTCACGCCTTGCGGGACGGGACCCGGCGACCTGA
- a CDS encoding MTH1187 family thiamine-binding protein, with protein sequence MLIAFSVAPLGAGESVSQAVADAVRIVRESGLPNRTDAMFTTLEGEWDEVMDVVRRATEAVGAHGHRVSLVLKADIRPGHTGELDGKVARVEALLTD encoded by the coding sequence ATGCTCATCGCCTTCTCCGTCGCGCCGCTCGGTGCCGGCGAGTCCGTCTCCCAGGCCGTCGCCGACGCCGTCCGCATCGTGCGGGAATCGGGCCTGCCCAACCGCACGGACGCCATGTTCACGACCCTCGAGGGCGAGTGGGACGAGGTGATGGACGTCGTGCGGCGTGCGACCGAGGCGGTCGGCGCGCACGGGCACCGCGTGAGCCTGGTGCTCAAGGCCGACATCCGCCCGGGGCACACCGGCGAGCTCGACGGCAAGGTCGCACGGGTCGAGGCCCTGCTCACGGACTGA
- a CDS encoding alpha/beta hydrolase has product MEQPRDLTGPAADAAAEAPATRPDGPAPPGSAAWDGATLTTSWSPDALGDGFEARRLDLADDDEGEVTATLVRHRPDATLRPARAVLYVHGWSDYFFQAPLARFWHAQGAAFYALDLRKYGRSLREHQTPGYVDDLRTYDEEIGAALDVVRTELGPVARVLLMGHSTGGLVLSLWLARHPGIVRGLVLNAPWLELQGSSLARHLSAPAISRLARFSPKAALPNIDPGYYARTIDAATGGDWTVDERWRPTPTFPVRAGWLSAVMAGHATVARGLGIDVPVLTALSDRSLISPRWSEEMRSADVVLDTEVIARRTAQLGPVTTLVRVAGGMHDLTLSARPARERFYAEITRWLIAYGWG; this is encoded by the coding sequence GTGGAGCAGCCGCGCGACCTCACAGGCCCGGCCGCCGACGCGGCCGCCGAGGCTCCGGCCACCCGGCCCGACGGTCCCGCGCCGCCGGGCAGCGCCGCGTGGGACGGCGCGACGCTCACGACGTCCTGGTCGCCCGACGCGCTCGGTGACGGCTTCGAGGCCCGTCGTCTCGACCTGGCCGACGACGACGAGGGCGAGGTCACCGCCACGCTCGTGCGGCACCGACCCGACGCGACGCTGCGCCCCGCGCGTGCCGTCCTGTACGTGCACGGCTGGTCCGACTACTTCTTCCAGGCGCCGCTCGCACGGTTCTGGCACGCGCAGGGAGCCGCGTTCTACGCGCTCGACCTGCGCAAGTACGGTCGCTCGCTGCGCGAGCACCAGACCCCGGGCTACGTCGACGACCTGCGCACCTACGACGAGGAGATCGGCGCGGCGCTCGACGTGGTCCGCACCGAGCTCGGGCCCGTGGCGCGCGTCCTGCTCATGGGCCACTCGACGGGCGGGCTGGTCCTCAGCCTGTGGCTGGCGCGGCACCCCGGGATCGTGCGAGGGCTCGTCCTGAACGCGCCGTGGCTGGAGCTCCAGGGGTCGTCGCTCGCGCGGCACCTGTCCGCGCCGGCCATCAGCCGGCTCGCGCGGTTCAGCCCCAAGGCCGCGTTGCCCAACATCGACCCCGGGTACTACGCGCGCACCATCGACGCGGCCACGGGTGGGGACTGGACGGTCGACGAACGGTGGCGTCCCACCCCGACGTTCCCCGTGCGAGCGGGCTGGCTCAGCGCGGTGATGGCGGGGCACGCGACTGTCGCGCGGGGCCTGGGCATCGACGTGCCGGTGCTCACGGCGCTCTCCGACCGCTCGCTCATCAGCCCACGGTGGAGCGAGGAGATGCGGTCGGCCGACGTCGTCCTCGACACCGAGGTGATCGCGCGACGCACCGCGCAGCTCGGACCCGTGACGACGCTCGTGCGCGTCGCGGGCGGCATGCACGACCTCACGTTGTCCGCGCGGCCGGCACGCGAGCGGTTCTACGCCGAGATCACGCGCTGGCTGATCGCGTACGGCTGGGGCTGA
- a CDS encoding zinc-binding dehydrogenase, whose product MLSARVVSFSPDDPLTGLVVDDAPAAPAPDGWETVDVRAASLNHHDLWSLRGVGLRAAQLPMVLGTDAAGVTGDGREVVVHAVVGGPDGRGVDVDEPRTLLSERYPGTLAERVAVPAWNLVDKPAELSWVEAACVPTAYLTAYRMLFRSGGAQPGQRVLVQGAGGGVAVAAVQLGSAAGLEMVVTGRDAGKRERALALGATQAVEPGTRVGPVDVVLETVGKATWEHSVRSVRPGGRVVVAGLTSGDPAPASLTRVFFQEISIVGATMGTRDELGHVLAFLARTGVRPLVDSTYPLSRAADGLARLAAGAHVGKIVLEV is encoded by the coding sequence ATGCTGTCGGCGCGCGTGGTGTCCTTCTCCCCCGACGACCCGCTGACGGGTCTCGTGGTCGACGACGCGCCCGCCGCGCCCGCACCCGACGGCTGGGAGACGGTCGACGTGCGCGCGGCGTCGCTCAACCACCACGACCTGTGGTCCCTGCGGGGCGTCGGGCTGCGCGCGGCGCAGCTGCCGATGGTGCTCGGCACCGACGCCGCCGGCGTCACGGGCGACGGACGGGAGGTCGTCGTGCACGCGGTGGTCGGCGGGCCGGACGGGCGTGGGGTCGACGTCGACGAACCGCGCACGCTGCTCTCCGAGCGGTACCCGGGCACGCTCGCCGAGCGCGTCGCCGTGCCCGCGTGGAACCTCGTCGACAAGCCCGCGGAGCTGTCGTGGGTCGAGGCGGCGTGCGTGCCGACCGCCTACCTCACGGCGTACCGGATGCTGTTCCGCTCCGGCGGCGCGCAGCCCGGGCAGCGGGTGCTCGTGCAGGGTGCGGGCGGCGGGGTCGCGGTCGCGGCCGTGCAGCTGGGCTCCGCGGCGGGGCTCGAGATGGTCGTGACGGGCCGCGACGCGGGCAAGCGCGAGCGCGCGCTGGCGCTGGGCGCCACGCAGGCCGTCGAGCCCGGCACGCGCGTCGGCCCGGTCGACGTGGTCCTGGAGACCGTCGGCAAGGCCACCTGGGAGCACTCGGTCCGCTCGGTCCGGCCGGGCGGACGGGTCGTCGTCGCCGGTCTGACGTCCGGCGACCCTGCGCCGGCGTCGCTGACCCGGGTGTTCTTCCAGGAGATCAGCATCGTGGGCGCCACGATGGGCACCCGCGACGAGCTCGGTCACGTGCTCGCGTTCCTCGCCCGCACGGGCGTCCGGCCGCTCGTCGACTCCACGTACCCGCTCTCCCGCGCCGCCGACGGGCTCGCCCGTCTGGCTGCCGGCGCCCACGTCGGCAAGATCGTGCTCGAGGTCTGA
- a CDS encoding maleylpyruvate isomerase N-terminal domain-containing protein — MPVDVTTAAAALRTQWDRLHGWAEQVADPRLGREASVLDGWTVVELWAHLGRAMDALAACTPLPDDTIPLSLGEYVGTYAGRAQDIADTTRHLAAEHAHDPVGYVRTSAAAAFRTLDALAPGDPVVQARRGPVRLSTMTVSRVLELVVHGDDLYRSVRRVRGADAGPDPVDRDALALVADELLVIVRARGGWDLEVVDPRRWMRLATGRSPYDVDELALALQARYTSDAVPDLGRMLPLL; from the coding sequence ATGCCTGTGGACGTCACGACCGCCGCCGCCGCCCTCCGGACCCAGTGGGACCGCCTGCACGGGTGGGCCGAGCAGGTCGCGGACCCGCGCCTCGGCCGGGAGGCGTCGGTGCTGGACGGCTGGACCGTCGTCGAGCTGTGGGCGCACCTGGGCCGGGCGATGGACGCGCTCGCCGCCTGCACGCCGCTCCCCGACGACACGATCCCCCTCTCGCTCGGCGAGTACGTCGGCACGTACGCGGGCCGCGCGCAGGACATCGCCGACACCACACGCCACCTCGCGGCCGAGCACGCGCACGACCCCGTCGGGTACGTGCGGACCTCGGCCGCGGCAGCGTTCCGGACGCTCGACGCGCTCGCCCCCGGCGACCCGGTCGTGCAGGCCCGCCGCGGGCCGGTGCGCCTGTCGACGATGACGGTGTCGCGCGTGCTCGAGCTGGTCGTGCACGGCGACGACCTGTACCGCTCGGTGCGGCGCGTCCGCGGGGCCGACGCCGGGCCCGACCCCGTGGACCGTGACGCCCTCGCCCTCGTCGCGGACGAGCTGCTCGTGATCGTCCGCGCGCGCGGCGGCTGGGACCTCGAGGTCGTCGACCCCCGCCGCTGGATGCGCCTCGCCACCGGGCGCTCGCCGTACGACGTCGACGAGCTCGCCCTCGCGCTGCAGGCTCGCTACACCTCCGACGCCGTCCCCGACCTGGGCCGCATGCTCCCCCTCCTCTGA
- the metX gene encoding homoserine O-acetyltransferase MetX, whose protein sequence is MTHPDPRTDAPDRTPARRAMPGAQPGAGSDALDVPDPLVGRRARRGATLGSRRPLPQRPPVPATAAWRDGAEPGRRQFADLGPLKLESGGRLPTVRLAYETWGELDEDGSNAVLVLHALTGDSHVTGDAGPGHPTPGWWQSMVGPGAPIDTDRWFVVVPNVLGGCQGSTGPATTAPDGRPWGSRFPLLTVRDQVAAELRLADLLGIDAWALVIGASMGGQRVLEWAATAPDRVDAIAAIATCAQTTGDQIAGFHTQLAAIGADPRYRDGDYYDVPDGDGPHVGLGIARQIAHQTYRSAAELDTRFGRIPQGAEDPLEGGRFAVQSYLDHHGDKLARRFDANSYVTLTRTMITHDLGRDRGGVEAALAQVTARALIVAVDSDRLFTPEQSERVAAAIPGAGPVRYVHSDYGHDGFLIEEDQVGRHVADFLREAAHTP, encoded by the coding sequence ATGACGCACCCCGACCCCCGCACCGACGCCCCGGACCGTACGCCCGCACGGCGTGCGATGCCCGGCGCGCAGCCCGGTGCGGGGTCGGACGCGCTCGACGTGCCGGACCCGCTCGTCGGGCGCCGTGCGCGGCGTGGTGCGACGCTCGGCAGCCGACGCCCGCTGCCGCAGCGTCCGCCCGTGCCGGCCACCGCGGCGTGGCGCGACGGCGCCGAACCGGGTCGGCGGCAGTTCGCCGACCTCGGCCCGCTCAAGCTCGAGTCGGGCGGCCGGCTGCCCACGGTGCGCCTCGCGTACGAGACGTGGGGTGAGCTCGACGAGGACGGCAGCAACGCGGTCCTCGTCCTGCACGCACTGACGGGCGACTCGCACGTCACCGGCGACGCCGGGCCGGGGCACCCGACGCCCGGCTGGTGGCAGTCGATGGTCGGGCCCGGCGCGCCGATCGACACCGACCGCTGGTTCGTCGTCGTGCCCAACGTGCTGGGCGGGTGCCAGGGGTCGACGGGCCCGGCGACGACCGCGCCCGACGGGCGCCCCTGGGGCAGCCGGTTCCCCCTGCTGACGGTCCGCGACCAGGTCGCCGCCGAGCTGCGCCTGGCCGACCTGCTCGGCATCGACGCGTGGGCGCTCGTCATCGGCGCGTCCATGGGCGGGCAGCGCGTCCTGGAGTGGGCGGCCACCGCCCCGGACCGCGTCGACGCGATCGCGGCCATCGCGACGTGCGCGCAGACGACCGGCGACCAGATCGCCGGATTCCACACGCAGCTCGCCGCGATCGGCGCCGACCCGCGCTACCGCGACGGCGACTACTACGACGTGCCGGACGGCGACGGCCCGCACGTCGGCCTCGGCATCGCCCGGCAGATCGCGCACCAGACGTACCGCTCCGCCGCGGAGCTCGACACCCGGTTCGGCCGCATCCCGCAGGGCGCCGAGGACCCGCTGGAGGGCGGGCGCTTCGCCGTCCAGTCCTACCTCGACCACCACGGCGACAAGCTGGCCCGGCGCTTCGACGCGAACTCGTACGTCACCCTGACTCGCACGATGATCACGCACGACCTGGGCCGCGACCGCGGCGGCGTCGAGGCTGCGCTCGCCCAGGTCACCGCGCGTGCCCTGATCGTCGCGGTCGACTCCGACCGGCTGTTCACCCCGGAGCAGTCCGAGCGGGTCGCCGCCGCCATCCCCGGCGCCGGGCCGGTGCGGTACGTGCACTCGGACTACGGCCACGACGGGTTCCTCATCGAGGAGGACCAGGTCGGCCGCCACGTCGCGGACTTCCTCCGCGAGGCGGCCCACACCCCCTGA
- a CDS encoding bifunctional o-acetylhomoserine/o-acetylserine sulfhydrylase, giving the protein MSNESWSFETRQIHAGQTADPTTGARALPIYQTTSFVFDSAEQAADRFALKELGPIYTRIGNPTTEVVENRIASLEGGVGALLLASGQSASTFAILNVAEAGDHVVASPSLYGGTYNLLRHTLPKLGIETTFVSDPHDAQAWRDAIRPNTKLFFAETIPNPQADVLDIELVAGVAHEHGVPLVVDNTVATPYLINPLQWGADVVVHSATKYLGGHGSAIGGVIVDGGTFDYAQHPERFPNYNTPDPSYNGLVFARDLGVGGAFGVNLSFILKARVQLLRDLGASISPFNAFLIAQGIETLSLRVERHVENAQKVARWLEARDEVRKVHYAGLESSPWHANQLKYAPRGAGAVLAFELDGGAAAGQAFVSALELHSNVANIGDVRSLVIHPASTTHSQLTPEQQLQSGVTPGLVRLAVGIEHIDDILADLDAGFRAAKDA; this is encoded by the coding sequence ATGAGCAACGAGAGCTGGAGCTTCGAGACCCGCCAGATCCACGCGGGCCAGACCGCCGACCCCACGACCGGGGCACGCGCCCTGCCGATCTACCAGACGACGTCGTTCGTCTTCGACTCCGCCGAGCAGGCCGCGGACCGGTTCGCGCTCAAGGAGCTCGGGCCCATCTACACGCGCATCGGCAACCCGACGACGGAGGTCGTCGAGAACCGCATCGCGAGCCTCGAGGGCGGGGTCGGCGCGCTGCTGCTCGCATCCGGCCAGTCGGCGTCGACGTTCGCGATCCTCAACGTCGCCGAGGCCGGGGACCACGTCGTCGCCTCCCCCAGCCTGTACGGGGGCACCTACAACCTCCTGCGCCACACGCTGCCCAAGCTCGGCATCGAGACGACGTTCGTCAGCGACCCGCACGACGCGCAGGCGTGGCGCGACGCGATCCGCCCGAACACCAAGCTGTTCTTCGCCGAGACGATCCCGAACCCTCAGGCCGACGTGCTCGACATCGAGCTGGTCGCGGGTGTCGCGCACGAGCACGGCGTGCCGCTCGTCGTCGACAACACCGTCGCGACGCCGTACCTGATCAACCCGCTCCAGTGGGGCGCGGACGTCGTCGTGCACTCGGCCACCAAGTACCTCGGCGGGCACGGCTCCGCGATCGGCGGCGTGATCGTCGACGGCGGCACGTTCGACTACGCGCAGCACCCCGAGCGCTTCCCCAACTACAACACCCCCGACCCGTCGTACAACGGCCTGGTGTTCGCGCGGGACCTGGGCGTCGGCGGCGCCTTCGGCGTGAACCTGTCGTTCATCCTCAAGGCGCGCGTGCAGCTGCTGCGCGACCTGGGCGCCTCGATCAGCCCGTTCAACGCGTTCCTCATCGCGCAGGGCATCGAGACCCTGTCGCTGCGCGTCGAGCGGCACGTCGAGAACGCGCAGAAGGTCGCCCGGTGGCTCGAGGCACGCGACGAGGTGCGCAAGGTCCACTACGCGGGCCTGGAGTCGAGCCCCTGGCACGCCAACCAGCTCAAGTACGCGCCGCGCGGCGCCGGCGCGGTCCTGGCTTTCGAGCTCGACGGTGGTGCGGCCGCCGGTCAGGCGTTCGTGTCCGCGCTCGAGCTGCACTCGAACGTCGCGAACATCGGCGACGTGCGCTCGCTCGTCATCCACCCCGCGTCGACGACGCACAGCCAGCTCACGCCCGAGCAGCAGCTGCAGTCGGGCGTCACGCCGGGCCTCGTGCGCCTGGCTGTCGGCATCGAGCACATCGATGACATCCTTGCCGACCTGGACGCAGGCTTCCGCGCGGCCAAGGACGCCTGA
- a CDS encoding NlpC/P60 family protein, translated as MRAPRSTRRGVHRSLVALPVGLLALGLVVPPATAAPSADDVRDARAAVGRAQQSVAQMEVRLAELAASAEAAEVAVQTAAEGYTQAVADAEAARVRAQDAAARSAEAGDQAEVARRKLVAFARQLARSGGSAEVLEAALSADGFQDVARRTTALNQATGKADEAVQEYQATLLVAGTMARRSADAAQDADDAAGAAQTALDDAERTQTEATASFTAGQAERDGLISALAAARQTSAEVERARQDALDAERRARAEAAAQTQRNQPPAVATPSGGSSSAPTSGGAAPAPAPAPAPAPAPAPAPAPAPGAPPAPAPAPAPAPAPAPAPAPAPAPSNPYGLGTGSSRGSAGAGEAAAAWAQSKVGLAYVYGGNGPDGYDCSGLTSQAWRAAGVSINRTSRDQYKQVLKISYDQLRPGDLVFWGSNANDPNSIYHVAMWVGNGQIMEASRPGVPLRITSMRWSSTMPYAGRP; from the coding sequence GTGCGCGCGCCACGATCCACCCGCCGTGGCGTCCACCGCTCGCTGGTCGCCCTGCCCGTCGGCCTGCTGGCGCTCGGGCTCGTCGTCCCGCCGGCCACCGCCGCACCGTCCGCCGACGACGTGCGCGACGCCCGCGCCGCCGTCGGCCGCGCGCAGCAGTCCGTCGCGCAGATGGAGGTCCGGCTCGCCGAGCTCGCGGCGTCCGCCGAGGCCGCCGAGGTCGCGGTCCAGACCGCCGCCGAGGGCTACACGCAGGCCGTCGCGGACGCCGAGGCCGCCCGGGTCCGCGCGCAGGACGCCGCCGCGCGCTCCGCCGAGGCCGGTGACCAGGCCGAGGTGGCCCGCCGCAAGCTCGTCGCGTTCGCCCGTCAGCTCGCCCGCAGCGGCGGCTCCGCGGAGGTGCTCGAGGCCGCGCTGTCCGCCGACGGGTTCCAGGACGTCGCCCGGCGCACGACCGCCCTCAACCAGGCCACCGGCAAGGCCGACGAGGCCGTCCAGGAGTACCAGGCGACGCTGCTCGTCGCCGGCACCATGGCGCGCCGCTCCGCCGACGCCGCCCAGGACGCCGACGACGCCGCCGGTGCCGCGCAGACCGCGCTCGACGACGCCGAGCGCACGCAGACCGAGGCCACCGCGTCGTTCACCGCGGGCCAGGCGGAGCGCGACGGTCTCATCTCCGCGCTCGCCGCGGCGCGCCAGACCAGCGCCGAGGTCGAGCGGGCCCGGCAGGACGCCCTCGACGCCGAGCGCCGGGCGCGTGCGGAGGCCGCCGCGCAGACCCAGCGCAACCAGCCCCCGGCCGTCGCGACGCCCTCCGGAGGGTCGTCGTCGGCGCCGACGAGCGGTGGTGCCGCGCCCGCCCCGGCTCCGGCGCCCGCCCCCGCACCGGCTCCCGCACCCGCTCCTGCCCCCGCGCCCGGCGCACCCCCGGCCCCGGCCCCGGCGCCCGCCCCCGCACCCGCCCCGGCTCCCGCACCCGCCCCGGCTCCGGCCCCGTCGAACCCCTACGGCCTGGGCACCGGCTCGTCGCGCGGCTCGGCCGGTGCCGGTGAGGCTGCGGCCGCCTGGGCGCAGAGCAAGGTCGGCCTCGCGTACGTGTACGGCGGCAACGGCCCCGACGGCTACGACTGCTCCGGGCTGACCAGCCAGGCGTGGCGCGCCGCGGGCGTGAGCATCAACCGCACGTCGCGCGACCAGTACAAGCAGGTCCTCAAGATCAGCTACGACCAGCTGCGCCCCGGCGACCTGGTGTTCTGGGGCAGCAACGCCAACGACCCGAACAGCATCTACCACGTGGCGATGTGGGTCGGGAACGGCCAGATCATGGAGGCCTCGCGGCCCGGCGTCCCGCTGCGCATCACGTCGATGCGCTGGTCGAGCACCATGCCGTACGCCGGGCGCCCCTGA
- a CDS encoding inorganic diphosphatase, translating into MEFDVTIEIPKGQRNKYEVDHATGRIRLDRMLFTSTRYPDDYGFIEGTLGEDGDPLDALVLLEEPTFPGCLIRCRALGMFRMRDEAGGDDKVLCVPTGDQRAAWRQDIDDVSDFHRLEIQHFFEVYKDLEPGKSVEGAHWTGRAEAEAEIERSRQRAIDSGYYNH; encoded by the coding sequence GTGGAGTTCGACGTCACGATCGAGATCCCCAAGGGGCAGCGCAACAAGTACGAGGTGGATCACGCCACCGGGCGCATCCGCCTCGACCGGATGCTCTTCACCTCGACCCGGTACCCCGACGACTACGGCTTCATCGAGGGCACCCTCGGCGAGGACGGGGACCCGCTGGACGCGCTCGTGCTCCTGGAGGAGCCGACGTTCCCGGGCTGCCTGATCCGCTGCCGCGCGCTCGGCATGTTCCGCATGCGCGACGAGGCGGGCGGCGACGACAAGGTGCTGTGCGTCCCGACGGGCGACCAGCGCGCCGCGTGGCGCCAGGACATCGACGACGTCTCCGACTTCCACCGCCTGGAGATCCAGCACTTCTTCGAGGTCTACAAGGACCTCGAGCCCGGCAAGTCCGTCGAGGGTGCGCACTGGACGGGCCGCGCCGAGGCGGAGGCCGAGATCGAGCGCTCCCGGCAGCGCGCGATCGACTCGGGGTACTACAACCACTGA